The Microbacterium forte sequence AACGGATGCCGGAGTCACCGTGACGACCGAGAACGGAGAGTTCTCCGCACGAAGCGCCCTGGTCACCGTGCCGCTCGGCGTGCTCAAGGCGCGGTCGATCGACTTCACCCCTCCCCTGCCCGAGGCTGTCGCCGGGCCGATCGAGCGACTGGGCATGGGGGTCTTCAACAAGATCTTCATCCAGTTCCCGGAACGCTTCTGGAACGAGGACAGCTACGTGCTGCGGGCACTCGGCGAGGCCGGCGAGCACTGGCACTCCTGGTACGACGTGTCAGCCGTCAGCGGACTTCCCACCCTGCTGACTTTCGCGGCCGGTCCGTTCGGCCGCCGGATGCAGGAGCTGTCCGACGACGAGATCGTCGCGGATGTCGTGCGCGCTCTTCGCGACCTCTACCCCGATGCCGTCGGCGAACCCACCGCTCACTGGGTCACCCGTTGGGGCCACGACGCGTTCTCGAACGGCTCGTACTCGCATCTCGCGGTCGGGTCGTCGCACCACGACCACGACGAGCTCGCGGGACCGGTCGACGCAGTGCTGCATTTCGCCGGCGAGGCGACGTGGGGAGACGAGCCGGCGACAGTGGGGGCGGCCTTCTATTCGGGCCACCGCGCGGCCGAGAGGATCCTCGGCGGCTCCGTGGATCTCGCCCGGTTCGCCGCTGGGATCAGAGCGCGGGAGCGGACTCCAGCGAGTTGATCGCGCCGATCAGGCGGAACAGACTGCCGACCTGACGCTGATCGAGGTGCAGGGCCAGTCGCGGAAGATGCAGCACGTCATCGTCGGCGACCTCGGGCGACCGCGGAGCAGTCCTCTCGATACGTCCGCTCGCCAGCATCCCGGCGAACTGCTCGTTGAGCTGCTCCACCTCGGTATCGGACGGCTCGGCTCGGAGGCGGAGCACCAGGGTGTCTCCGAACCACCGCAATGAGTCGTAGTTGC is a genomic window containing:
- a CDS encoding flavin monoamine oxidase family protein; amino-acid sequence: MTTYDTIVIGAGMSGVTAARMLADAGADVIVLEARDRIGGRMHTDRTAGFPVDLGASWVHGIEGSALWDLVQALEIPTLEYTVGSFQAGGRPIENFDGDGRPMDAARTSQWVAEVEEADRLLLDEIERSSPGDTYLDVTERALDRTGFDPERIDEIREFFRHRVEEQCGAWIGDLDAHGLDEDAIDGDEVIFSRGYDELPRRIAAGLDIRLSLAVTRIERTDAGVTVTTENGEFSARSALVTVPLGVLKARSIDFTPPLPEAVAGPIERLGMGVFNKIFIQFPERFWNEDSYVLRALGEAGEHWHSWYDVSAVSGLPTLLTFAAGPFGRRMQELSDDEIVADVVRALRDLYPDAVGEPTAHWVTRWGHDAFSNGSYSHLAVGSSHHDHDELAGPVDAVLHFAGEATWGDEPATVGAAFYSGHRAAERILGGSVDLARFAAGIRARERTPAS